cggttgtcatactcatcaacatgcaagtcgtgattcctattaaaagaacatgatcaatctcatacatcacatatcattcatcacattcttcttggccatatcacatcacatagcataccctgcaaaaacaagttagacgtcctctaattgttgtttgcatgttttacgtggctgctatgggtttctagcaagaacgtttcttacctacgcaaaaaccacaacgtgatatgccaattgctatttacccttcataaggacccttttcatcgaatccgatccgactaaagtgggagagactggcacccactagccaccttatgcaactagtgcatgttgatcggtggaacctgtctcacgtaagtgtacgtgtaaggtcggtccgggccgcttcataccacaatgctgctgaatcaagattggactagtaacggtaagcatattgaacgaaatcaacgcccacaactactttgtgttctactcgtgcaaagaatctacgcaatagacctagctcatgataccactgttggggaacgtagcagaaattcaaaattttcctacgagtcaccaagatctatctatggagaaaccagcaacgaggagaaggagagtgcatctacatacccttgtagattgctaagcggaagcgttcaagagaacggggttgaaggagtcgtactcgtcgtgatccaaatcaacggagatcctagtgccgaacggacggcacctccgcgttcaacacacgtacagcccggtgacgtctcccatgccttgatccagcaaggagagagggagaggttggggaagactccgtccagcagcagcacaacggcgtgttgGTGGTGGagaagcatggcaatcctgcagggcttcgccaagcactgcgggagaggaggagtacttgggagagggggagggctgcgccagaacttggggtgcggctgccctcccacccctccactatttataggtggggagaggggggtcggcccccctagatcccatctagggttggggcagcggccaagggggggaggagtgcctcccaagtcaagtggaggccctcccctttagggtttcctctctcccatgcgcatgggccttgggggcctggtgcccctggcccattaaggctagggcgcccccttacagcccatgctactgtattggacgtggtggaacattttccggacctccgggcccctccggaatcctccggaaccttctggaagcttcccggtacaataccagaaaaaaccgaacttttcccggaacccgaacaacaactttccatatataaatctttacctccggaccattccggaactcctcgtgacgtccgggatctcatccggtacttcgaacaacattcggtaaccacataaaacttcctttataaccctagtgtcatcgaaccttaagtgtgtagaccctacgggttcgggagacacatagacatgaccgagacaactctccggccaataaccaacagcaggatctggatacccatgttggctcccacatgttccatgatgatctcatcggatgaaccacgatgtcgaggattcaatcaatcctgtattcaattccctttgtctagcggtattgtactttcccgagattcgatcatcggtatcccgataccttgttcaatctcgttaccggcaagtcactttactcgttccgtaacacatcattccgtgatcaaccccttggtcacattgtgcacattatgatgatgtcctaccgagtgggcccagagatacctctctgtcaaccggggtgacaaatcccagtctcgattcgtgccaacccaacaaacactttcgaagatacccgtagtgcacctttatagccacccagttacgttgtgatgtttggtacacccaaagcattcctacggtatctgggagttgcacaatctcatggtctaaggaaatgatacttgacattatcaaagctttagcatacgaactatacgatctttgtgctaggcttaggattgggtcttgtccatcacatcattctcctaatgatgtgatcccgttatcaacgacatccaatgtccatggtcaggaaaccttaaccatctgttgatcaacgagctagtcaactagaggcttactagggacatggtgttgtctatgtacccacacatgtatctgagtttcctatcaatacaattatagcatggataataaacgattatcatgaacaaggaaatataataataataaccattttattattgcctctagggcatatttccaacaacgccATCCACCACCGTCACGATCGCCTGGACGGAGGAGGTGGGCGAGGCGATGTCAGGGATCTTGATATGGAAGAAGCCCAATCCCTCGATCCCATGGCCGTACATCCGAAGTTCGTCAGGCAATGGTCGGTCCGGGCAAAGAAGGGTGGGGTGGCCCGGGTCCTTGCAGATGTAGCAACACGGAGCATTGGAGCAGTTTACTTGGACATGGCCGGCCTCCCCACAGTTGAAGCAGGGGGGAGGGGGAGGTCGGAGATGGGACCTCGCGGCACGGCGGAACCGGGAGCAGTCGCGGTCAGGGGAGCAGGCGCCCGACCCTGGCGGTGCTTCTTCTTACGGTTCTGCCCATGCCGGCCCCGGTTCTGCCCACCGTCGGCAGCCGCGCTGGGTTCTTGGGCAGCGGTCGTGGAGTGGAGAGGAATGTACTTGTAGGGCGGGGCAGGGGCAGTGAGAGCCAGGGGCGCGAGGGGAGGAGCGGGAGGAGCGGGGAGGCGAGGGACTACGACCCCGACGGCGCGCAGGGGACGGGGAGCGGTGCCGCGACGACCTCCAATCGCCCAATTCAGCGAGAGGAGAGTGGGAACCACCGCGATGGTCGGGGCGGTCCGAGGAGCATCGCTCGTCCCGGCGGCTCTCCCGGTCCCGAAGCACCCGGTGTGGTTCTCCTCCCGATGGAGGGCGTCAAGGGATGGGCGAGCGGGGGGTCCCTTCGGTCGTCGTATCGCCGTTTGCGGCGAGCTTCGCCGTCGTCCCATTCTCGGGTCATGGCTGGGGGAGGGGACCGGAGGGGGGAACCGGCCGAGGAGCGGCCGCGATAGCGGGAGAGTGCGGTCCGGGCAGGCAGCACGGGTCGGAGCGATGGCGCGGGAAGGATGGGGTGGCGGCTGTGGGGGAAGGAGTGGGGCACAAGGAAACCCCCTGGGGGGAAATCCACCTTGCAGGGTAGTTGGGCCTAGGGCAACCAAGCGGCCCAAGAGCAGCAGCCCGGCCCACCACAGCCAGCCCAGGAGTGCGAGGGACAGGCAGGCCTGGGGCCGGCCCAGGACCCAGCAGACCCCGGCCCAACAGCGCACGGCCCGGGGAGCGGGGAGGCGCGCCCCACGAAGGGTTTACCTTCTACCAGCGGTCACCGCTGGATAGGGGGCGCTGCGGGGGCAGGTCGGCacctcgggggagagagggggcccgAAACTGGAGTTGAGAAGACCCGAACGAAGCAATGAAGTGGCGGAACGGAGAGCACCACGCGAGGGGGACCGGGGTCGGCGGGGTGAGTGCGAGCACCGGCCATGAGGGCGAGCGCGACGAACCCGGCGAGGCCAGCGAGGAGCGCCATGACGAGCGGGCCGGACCCAGCTCGTAGCAACCAGCCACGCCCCATGCACCTTGGGCCCCAGACGGGCGAGCAGAGCTCGCCGGTCGCGGCTGCGACACCCGCCACGAGCCAGAGGACCGGGATCTCCCGAGGGAGGCCGGACCAGTAGCCGCATGTGGCAGAGCGTCGAGCACAGGGGCACGGGAGGGGGATGGGTCACCTCCGCAGACGCCAACGTGGTTGGTCGGCTCATCGTCGGCGAGGTCGCACCAGCGGAAGCGCGGAGCATCGGAGCCAGACGGGAAGGAGGCAACAGTCGGGGTTGGGGTCGGCGGCGTGAGGGCAGTGGCCGGGCGCGCCGGCAGGAGGCCAGGCTTGGCGGGCGCGTCGGCTGGAAGGGCCGGGGGCGGCGGGGGCGAAAGGGCTGAGTCGCCCTCGGGGTCGCCCGAGCCCTCCATCGTCCTCCTCAATTCCTGCAATTCCTTTGTGGTTTTATTTCTACCGAGCTGATACATTTTTTGTTATATACCtcctttgtaaactaatataagaattTTTTTTCCCTAAAGTGAGAGTACATATTAGAGGATGATCACTACCATGTAGAGTACCTAAGTAGTACAAAATGCACACTTCAGACCTCATTGTCCTCAAGCGTAGACGGCAGCATCTGCCTTGGACTAAGCTCAATCTTTTGGAGACCACCCGCACTTTTTTAGAACTAGACTTCGAGGTGGTGAAGTAACGTTAGTGTCCTTTGTGACTGTTGTGTGATTTACGATTAGAAAAGATGGCAAAAATAAGATGAGAGACATGCAGCATCAGAGAATTTTAAATGAACATAGCAGATTGGGAAGAGAACTAAAACCAAGATCGATTTGAGTTGAAGTCACATTTCTGTCTTCGTAATTTGTGTCTTTTACATAAAAGTTGATTTCATGGTGTATTTGTTTATCTATGATAGATCTCACATATAAGTAAAGTATACATTTGTCTATGTCTTTTGTAAAAGCATCTTCAACAGCCGTCCAACGCGCGGCACACTAAAAACCCATTTGCAGCATGCGGATTGCCTGTTTTAGCGTGACGCGCTGCGCTTGCTCTAACAGCCGCTGTAAATTTTAGCGCGCGCGAGCCGCtctagcagccgatgcaaaaaactgcgcgctctcgcacaaacaacatatgcacTCCGAAAAAATATACAAAACCAAATGCATAGATTAAAAAAAGATACATAGATACTTCACAATGCATATATAGTTCatcatagcatagatagataaaaaaactaGTCCAACACGATAAAAAAATACGGTACAACTAGATAAAAACTCCGGTGCAACTAGAACCTACTCTgagtcgtcctcatcatcatcatcctcgttgGTGTTGTCTGAGGTATCGAGCCATAGGTCATCCCAACGTTCATCCTCTAACGCGAAGAACGACTTGCCACCTGCGTTAACGAGATCGCACTGTGATATGGCCAGTGCCTTCCGCCGACGCCTGTCCGCACGCTCCGcgcggcgccttgccgtcctctccaCCCAGAAGGCATTCTCAGCAGCGACGTCCTCCAGGTGGCGCCGACACCACTCCACCATGGCTCGCTCATCCTCCACGGCGATGAGGAGGTGGCGTTGCCCCCGACGGTGTTCCTCACGGACCTGGTCTGTTATAAGACGAGGCTGAGGGGCCATGATTTGAAAaccttaggagttgccacctactaacactaggcagttgccgtgtagcgctacaaaaagacatggcaaaacaacatgttcgggtaaaaaaagagttgccatctgcttacaagcacactaggacAGTTGCCGTGTATCCTGCAAAATACATGGCAACTGATatgttcgggtaaaaaaaagagagagttgccacctgcttataaagcacactagggcagttgccaccTACTATCACTAGGCAGTTGTCGTGTAGCGCTAAAAAAGACATGGCAAaacaacatgttcgggtaaaaaaaagagttgacatctgcttacaaacacactagggcagttgccgtgtaccctgcaaaatgCATGACAACTGATatgttcgggtaaaaaaagagttgccacctgcttataaagcacaatAGTGCAGTTTCCATGTACACTGCAAGACACATGGCAAATGGCAACTTGGGTGTGGGAGatgagacgggcgtgtgggcgagatggcaaatgctcACACACTAGCCCTTGTACGTGCGTGGAAAGtgacgtgtgggcgaactgctgaacgcccacacaccaaCCTTTCCTGTGTGGTGAAACGATCATGCGGGCGACCGGGTGAATGCCCACACAGCAGCCCAGTCCTACGTGACACTAAAAACATTCCAATATTCCTGCGCTAACAAACGgacgcggatccacgcgtgtggacgaGATGCAAACGCCTACacatgtgggcgttagtgttttcgtAATTCGAAATTGAAGTTACCAGATGGCAAATGCAGCCAAAGAAACACCAAAGCCACGAGCTGGAGTTTTCTAATCttacattttgaaaaagaaaacttATCGTTCAATCAGGCAGCCTGCTTTGCACAAAATTTCGGCTTGTCGTACCCGACGATAGACAGCCTACTGAGGTGGATCAGTTCGTACTCAAATTGCAAGTGGCCGCAGGCCGGCCCTGGAGGCACATCACACGTCATTCACAGGTGGAAATGGAACTCAGTGCACATCGCCGGGCACTGTGCGGCGGGCCCCGCTCCACCGTCCCTGGCCGTGGCGCCACCTCACCATGGCTTCCGGGTCATGGGCTCCAATCATCCCACTCCGGTCTCTGCGGCCAGCAACTCCGTGGCTCCATATGCGGCGCCTCAGCCGTCACCTTTAGGAAGCTTGTGTTAGTTCAGCACAAGATAACAGTGTCGTtagtttcaaaaaaacaaaaagataACAGTGTCGAGACTCGAGAGAGTATGTCTGGAAGATAGCCTGTAGCTGCAGGGATCACAACCATCGTTCGCTGGCCAGCCAGGCCAACACGAAAGTTTGGGTGGTGCTGGGTCGAACTGGCGTGGGAGATGGCGACCACACATGGCACGGCCGCCGAAAGTGAGCAGCTACCTGGCCGGCTGGCCGGTGCGGCGCCACGGGAGATCACGGCGGGGGATATGCCGGCGGGGCCCGGGCTGACAGCCGGCCATGTCGCCTACTGTTTCTTCTGGGTGATATGGCACCAATCAGCCCTGCGGACCATCCTACTGGGCACTGGCCGGCGCATGTTGGATGCCCGGTGCAGACTCTCTCTCCGGTCATCACTTTCCATGTCATCTCATGATCTGAACGAAATGGCCGGCTCAAAGCAACGATAACGACGGCGGCGAGAATTTCTCGAAAAGATAGCTGCCCAACTCCATCATCCTCCTCGGGCCAAAACCACCTGGAAACAAATAATTTAGAGGAGGAAAGAAGATTACATGGGAAACCATGGTTGTTTAGTCGTTTATAAGACCTCTGTTACCTTGTGCATGTCTGCCTCTCGGCCTTCCGGCGGCGGCAAGGTAAAAGATCAGGTGGCGAGGCGCCACCACTGCGATTAATTAGTGGCGTGCTACTGCGTGTCAGTGTAATCTCGCTGTCCTGCTGATGAGATCACCGTTGCTTTTTTCACATTTTCCTTGTTCTGGAGGATGAAGTTGATCCATGGACAACTACCCCTGCGGCACGGTAGTAATCGGCTTGCATATATCTACGCTAGCTTTTGGGCAAAGGTGGAGGCGAGAGCAAGTAGACGAGCCCCAAAGGTGATAGAATGATAGGGGACGTCCATTAGCTGTCATGATTGTTGTCGATGAACTCTGAAGCATGACACATGGAAGCTACTACTACTACAGTAGCACTAGAACAGGGACATGATTCCAGTGGGGATCTGGAGTTGCTCTCACAAGAAACTTTGGTCCATTTGAAGCCATCTTATTATAAACTGAAAAAGATAACTTGGGATGCTTAGGATATTATACAAATATGAACGAAGTAAACATATACTCTCTCCgtctcaattttgtactaactttgtacgcaTCTAATTTGGACCCTAATTAGACACAGAATTACATTACATCATATCTAAGAAAACAAAAACGAGAACACATATATACTGCTGAAAAAGAAAGTCTATATATCTTTTTGGGAgtgcctagaactcatctagatgagatataatttggtctcattcactttgaaaacaagaacagataCAACCCACATCAGCATACGcatatcttatagcatcacatccaatagttataaaaggtgaatgagaccaaattatatctcatctagatgagttctagcaaaactgtatcttTTTTTTGGGCTTGGAGAAGGTCTATATAGTAGCGTAGGCCTGGTGGCCACGTACACTGAGATGGAGAGCTAACCTAAATTCCAAAACCAAATCGCAACTACTCAGGCGCGCACATTCATTGGTTCCAAGTGCATTGTCTTGACGCCAACCCCCGACAGCCGCCCCTGTTCAGCTATCATAATCTCGTACACAACAAACACTAATCAAACCCGTTTTGATCCAAATCACATATCGAATCTCTCTCCCTCAGAATTACTTACAGCAGCTGAATCGGCGAGAGCATAGTAATTTAATCGGCTAGGCATCGACGATTCGATGGAAAGGACGGCGCAGAACGTGCAAGAACGATGAGATGCGCTGTGCCTGTGTACTGTACACCTCAAGTCTGGCCAGACCTACAGCGCAAAAGGCCCACTTGCCACCAGGGATTATCGATCGTACACTGAAATTTATGGGAAATGGAAACAAAATTCAGGAATATCGCTGCTTTTCTCGAATATATGTGTGCATGTGTGACACGATGATCCGTCTCGATCGCGCAACATGTCGAGCGAAATGAACTAGACGCCGGCCGTGCATCGAGGTACTGTTGCATGGTGTACACCCTGGTCTTTGGACTCTTTCCATAGTGTCATGACTCACGGGCCGCCTTTACTTCGATGGCATGACACGCACGTACAACCGCACGGCGTCAGGACGTGTTTATTTGCACACACAGCTCCCGAGATTCCCGATGATCATGACATGGACTCGACTTGTTTACTttctcgatcgatcgatcgatcgtttcattttcatttttatcattttttggcGTTTGATTTTCGTTTGTGTTCTCCCCGTTTTGGCCTCGGGTGGCCATATAAATAGCCCCTCCACCCCGACCCATTGCTCCACACAGACACATACGCCTCACACTCTCTATCAGTCACGTCAGGCTCGGTGGATCACGGTAGCACTAGCTTCAGCTAGCCAGCCTCTGCCACTCCGGGCATTTTCTTGCATCCACGACGGCAATGGCCACCGCTGATGTACGTATAGCTTGTCTCGATCGTCTATTCTCTTTCACGTGCTCTGATCGATGATCGCTTCGATGGGTTCTTCATCCTTTGATCTGCTTATTATATGTGTGATCTGACGAACGAACGGGTGATCATGATCGAGCTCGACCTCGAGCTAGATCGGTTTGTGTACGTCTTGACATGTGCGTGGTGCTAATGGACGTAACTGTGCGTCGTGCAGGTCCAGAACCCGACGGCCGCGCTGACGGAGGAGGCGCCCACGGTGGAGACGCCCGTCGCCGCCGAGGAGGTCGCGAAGACGGAGGAGGCCCCCGCGCCGGCCGAGGCCGAGGTCAAGGCGCCTGCTGCCCCCGTCGAGGTCGAGGAGACCAAGGAGGTGGCACCTGCCGCCGCTGAGACGGAGGAGGCCAAGGAGCCCGAGCCAGCAGCTGCGGCCGAGCCGGAGGCCGAGGCCCCCAAAGAGACAGAGGCGCCAGCCGTGGTCGAGACAGAGACCAAGGAGGCCGTGGCTGAGGCAGAGCCAGCGGCGCCCGAGGAGGTGAAGGAGGAGGCCGCGCCTCCTGCCGAGCCAGAAGCACCGGCCGTCGCCGAGGAGGCACCGGCTGCACCGGAGGAGGCGCCCGCGGCCGCGGCAGAGGAGCCGGCCGCCGCGGTGGCCAGCGTCAGCGTGTGAGGCGCCGGCGCGCGCGGAGGAGGAGCTGGCCGGGTCAGCTTCCACGGCGGCGGCCGTGTGCTCCTACGTGGCACGGCGTGATGCTGAGTCAGCCAGTGGAGTGGAGTGGAATGATACTTTTTACTAGGTGTGGAGTGGGAGTGCTATGCGCGGGGTCGCGTGACGTGGGCTAAATAAAAGTGTTGTCGGGTCGGGTCGACGCCCAGTGTCGGTCAGCAGCGAGCGACGCAGTGCCACTCTCGCCGGCCTGCGTCTGCGTCTGCTTAGCTGGAGCCTTGTTACGGTGTGTGTCACAGTGTCAGTTCCACCTATGATCGATCGGTATCCTAACCGGTTTGCGTTATCCCTGGCTCCTGCTTCAGTATGTCTCTGGATGATCTCCAGCTAATTTACCACTCTACCGATGCATCTAGACGAATAACGTAGGCGTATATATAGATCCGGCGATCGCCGGCGCCCGTGGCTTCTTCCTCGGGTTATTCAGATTCAGAGCCGCGCAATTCCGGTCGCTAAGCAAGCAGTGCTGCATTTTCGAAGCGTCAACATACGAAGATCGATGATGCGCTGCATCTGCCATGCGAGATCCGGCCAAGGTCCGGGATAGGAAGATGGGATTCTGATTTCTGAATCGGAAAAGGACGGCTAAGTGGTGGCCGTTTCACTTTCACCGAGGACAGCACGGCATGATCGTCGGCAGCCGCATCTCCTGATGTCTTTCGTCGTCCACCAAAGGACCTCTCTCTGAAATGTATATGTACCCCCATTGGTTCTTGATGGTCACCGCGGCCGTCGGCAGCGAGCCACTAGCCAGGCCGGGGCACTGCTTCAGTCAGAGACCCAGACTAGGGGGAGGAAAAGCAGGGCAGTCAAGGAGATGTTCACAGTAGAGCGCAGCGGAAATTCGTTCAACAACTTaggggctgtttggcatccatcagctccCGAATTTAAGAATCTTGGGAGTACCTGTTCACTCGCTCCGCATTTTTCAACTAGAACTCCGCCAACTCCGGGAGCGGGCAGCGTGGAGCAGAGGAACTCCGAACAGTCCCTTAGTCTCAAGTTCCTCGCTCTTGGTGGAATACGCAAAGCAGTATGTAGGAGGATATCTACTGGTGTAGAATATGTATTCGTACTTGTGATTCGAGAACGCACATAGGTTCCGGAACCCCTGATCCCGTTTCTCCTGTTAGGGTTTTTCTTTTTCGAAAATACTtttgatctatttatcttcaatcatgacagtacaacaaacatcagaaataataaaaattacattcaaaTCCGTAGACTAACTAAtgatgactacaagcactgaagcgagccgaagacaCGCCGCCGTCATTGCTCCTCCCTCCGTCATTGCTCCTCCCTCGCCGAAGTTAGGCAGGACTTATTGTAGTAGACaatcggaaagtcgtcgtgctaagtccacataggaccagcacaccagaacagtaaccgccgctgatgaagaataacgtagatcgaaAGAATCCAACTCAGAGAGacacgaacatagacgaacaacAAAAAGATATGAGCAAATCAACCGAGGATAGATTCGCCGGAGACACGTCTTCACacacccaccaacgatgctagacgcactacCGGAACGGGAGCTAGGCGGGAGACCATTATTCGATTAGTtttgctaagtctcagtcgacCGAGACTTCATTACGTCTCAGTCAATGCTATCTTCCTTTGATTTTGCATGGAGATTTCTACAAAAAAAttattttcactttttcttttttttcttacatACTATATCACTTGACTAAGACTTGGTTAAGACTTAGTTgactgagacctagccacaccctTATTCCATCTTCTGGGAGCCGCCGCCGTTTTACctttctgagcaggacacaaactctaacaaaactcaaATGAACGACTAACAACAGAACCCTCCAGCCGGCCCTTGCCAAGATTCACCGCGCCCCCCTGGCCCTAGGGCCACTAGAGACAAGGCGGACCTGTGGCGGCGCTGGCGAGAGGCCTTTtttggaggggaggaggaggaggcccaatTGTCCGGACTGAAGCATTTAGACGTTTTTTTTTGCCGTCCAACGCGATGCGGCATGCATCATTGGACAAGTCCACGCGTTTGAATTCCCGCAAACTGGCACCAAGTCCGATGAAGGTTTGCCAACGTTCGGAAGTCCTCGTACGCGTCTGACTACACGGCCCCATTCAAAACCTCTTCCAACCGTATCTCCAAAAAGAGGCGTTGTGCTTAAGGGGATTACTTTTTTTCGATGATACTTTAGTGATCATTGATAACGCAAGCTTAGATAACATAGCTCCCTTTCCCTTGATGCGGTGTTGTATGAGCTCGATACGAGGGTTGAATGAAATTCCCTTTGTCAAAAATAAAAGGCGTGGATGCGTTTGGTAGCCTAGTCAGGCCGTTGGATGTAATTTTTGTCCACTTGGTTGATCGAGTTACACCAAAATTTTGGTTAACACGAAACGTAAAGCACTCGTGAACTCGGCTATGAAGAAATGCTTGAATCGGCCGTTTTTAGCAAGGCATGCCCGAGCAATGCAATCAAGTGCACTTGAGTAGGTCTGGCGATGCGAGCTGAGTGTAACCCATGGGTTTGCAGGTGTTATGTTCTACTCATCTCCTTTAATCTCTAACATAATCTCTTCTAATCTACTtcttccgttcggaattacttgtcacaaaaatgaatgtatctacaactaaaatatatctagatacattcatttcttcgacgagtaattccgaatggagggagtacataatagtgTTTTGATTCCAAATGACCTCTACCCGAAAAGGAGGCACATGGGCATTGTGGTTCCGTTCAGATGACCGGTTCTTAATTTTGACTGTAAATCTTCAATTTTGTGTTTATGTTTAGAGGGTTTTTTAGATGGATTTTGTCAAATTCTTCGCACACATTCAACTGTTTGAAATTTCCTTTCATCACTAGCTTCATCTCGTTGTTTCACACGACTTTCATATTGTACGTTTTTTGTTTTGACGGTCGTAGACGAGTATATTTACATCTCCTACTAGACTGCACCAACGTGTTAATGTGTACATGTTATTATGAACCAAAGAATTTTGGCAAAATCTTCGCACATAGTCGTCTATTTGAAGTTTCCTTTCACCACTAGCTTCATCTCATTATTTTACACGACTTCCATGTTGTCGTTTTTTTATGATAGTCGTAGACGAGTAGAACTACATCTTCTACTAGACTGCACTAATGTGTTCATGTTATGAACCGATGAATTTTGTTATTCTTCGCACACGGTTGAGCGTTTGAAAATTTCTTTTTCCACTAGCTTCATCTTGCTATTTCACACGACTTCCGTGTTGTACGTTTTTTGGTTCAGCGGTCGTAGACAAGTAAAACTATGTCTTCCCTATTCCCTTTTTTAAAAACGTTCGATCTGTTCAttatcaatcatggcagtacaacgaacaccagaaataacaaAAAATTACATCCAAATCCATGGACTAACTAGCGAAGAATAAAGCATTGAAGTGAGCCGACGTTATCGCCCCTCCCTCACCAGAGCTAGGCAAAACTtttt
Above is a window of Triticum dicoccoides isolate Atlit2015 ecotype Zavitan chromosome 5B, WEW_v2.0, whole genome shotgun sequence DNA encoding:
- the LOC119310800 gene encoding skin secretory protein xP2-like is translated as MATADVQNPTAALTEEAPTVETPVAAEEVAKTEEAPAPAEAEVKAPAAPVEVEETKEVAPAAAETEEAKEPEPAAAAEPEAEAPKETEAPAVVETETKEAVAEAEPAAPEEVKEEAAPPAEPEAPAVAEEAPAAPEEAPAAAAEEPAAAVASVSV